From a single Salmo salar chromosome ssa22, Ssal_v3.1, whole genome shotgun sequence genomic region:
- the LOC106583002 gene encoding hematopoietic progenitor cell antigen CD34 isoform X1, with translation MNETHKMIAFALLFIATLLHGRVVAEYEVVTGPTRPVNDAGVIRGDDIDTTQLSDEEADTPFVQTIVFPSIPGLDLSYISDILDDTTAAPVTEVVEETMREATEKAGEAATTDDDQETQAPQQILTYQSSDIVLIPEAGVMCVDKEAAQDRDAVSLKLKASSSCEETRSKIESVLEHLCGVDCKLEVFQEDNSNEILIFGQYIEADAQGMAEKFNNDNIKDKIDFEEAVPRWEKNSKLVLVSLLLTGLLLAILLIAGYYLKTHRPPPKGARLAEEGFQVDEENQANTLVSVAPLQPQEPLDKTPTNGHSATQTPVADTEM, from the exons GTCGCGTAGTTGCAGAATATGAGGTTGTTACTGGGCCCACACGGCCAGTGAATGATGCTGGAGTCATTCGTGGGGACGACATTGATACTACACAACTGTCAGATGAAG AAGCAGATACACCCTTTGTCCAGACCATTGTATTCCCCAGTATTCCTGGGCTGGACCTCTCATACATCTCAGACATTTTAGATGACACCACAGCGGCTCCAGTCACCGAGGTGGTAGAGGAGACCATGAGGGAGGCCACAGAGAAGGCTggtgaagcagcaaccacagacGACGACCAGGAGACCCAGGCTCCCCAGCAGATTCTGACCTACCAGTCAAGTGACATTGTGCTCATCCCAGAG GCTGGTGTGATGTGTGTTGATAAAGAAGCAGCCCAGGACAGAGATGCAGTGAGTCTGAAACTAAAGGCCTCGTCCAGCTGT GAGGAGACCAGGTCTAAAATTGAAAGTGTTCTGGAGCACCTGTGTGGGGTCGACTGTAAACTGGAGGTCTTTCAGGAGGACAACTCTAATGAAATCCTGATCTTTGGCCAATACATAGAAG CTGATGCTCAAGGAATGGCAGAGAAGTTCAACAATGACAATATAAAAGACAAG ATTGATTTTGAGGAAGCTGTTCCTCGCTGGGAGAAGAACTCCAAGCTAGTGCTGGTCTCCCTGCTGCTCACTGGACTGCTCCTGGCTATTCTGCTCATCGCAGGTTACTACCTGAAAACCCACCGCCCACCACCCAAGGGAGCGAGACTG GCCGAAGAGGGTTTCCAGGTGGATGAGGAGAACCAGGCCAACACCCTGGTGTCTGTGGCCCCTCTGCAGCCACAGGAGCCCCTGGACAAGACTCCCACCAACGGCCACTCCGCCACCCAGACCCCCGTTGCCGACACCGAAATGTGA
- the LOC106583002 gene encoding hematopoietic progenitor cell antigen CD34 isoform X2: MNETHKMIAFALLFIATLLHGRVVAEYEVVTGPTRPVNDAGVIRGDDIDTTQLSDEADTPFVQTIVFPSIPGLDLSYISDILDDTTAAPVTEVVEETMREATEKAGEAATTDDDQETQAPQQILTYQSSDIVLIPEAGVMCVDKEAAQDRDAVSLKLKASSSCEETRSKIESVLEHLCGVDCKLEVFQEDNSNEILIFGQYIEADAQGMAEKFNNDNIKDKIDFEEAVPRWEKNSKLVLVSLLLTGLLLAILLIAGYYLKTHRPPPKGARLAEEGFQVDEENQANTLVSVAPLQPQEPLDKTPTNGHSATQTPVADTEM, from the exons GTCGCGTAGTTGCAGAATATGAGGTTGTTACTGGGCCCACACGGCCAGTGAATGATGCTGGAGTCATTCGTGGGGACGACATTGATACTACACAACTGTCAGATGAAG CAGATACACCCTTTGTCCAGACCATTGTATTCCCCAGTATTCCTGGGCTGGACCTCTCATACATCTCAGACATTTTAGATGACACCACAGCGGCTCCAGTCACCGAGGTGGTAGAGGAGACCATGAGGGAGGCCACAGAGAAGGCTggtgaagcagcaaccacagacGACGACCAGGAGACCCAGGCTCCCCAGCAGATTCTGACCTACCAGTCAAGTGACATTGTGCTCATCCCAGAG GCTGGTGTGATGTGTGTTGATAAAGAAGCAGCCCAGGACAGAGATGCAGTGAGTCTGAAACTAAAGGCCTCGTCCAGCTGT GAGGAGACCAGGTCTAAAATTGAAAGTGTTCTGGAGCACCTGTGTGGGGTCGACTGTAAACTGGAGGTCTTTCAGGAGGACAACTCTAATGAAATCCTGATCTTTGGCCAATACATAGAAG CTGATGCTCAAGGAATGGCAGAGAAGTTCAACAATGACAATATAAAAGACAAG ATTGATTTTGAGGAAGCTGTTCCTCGCTGGGAGAAGAACTCCAAGCTAGTGCTGGTCTCCCTGCTGCTCACTGGACTGCTCCTGGCTATTCTGCTCATCGCAGGTTACTACCTGAAAACCCACCGCCCACCACCCAAGGGAGCGAGACTG GCCGAAGAGGGTTTCCAGGTGGATGAGGAGAACCAGGCCAACACCCTGGTGTCTGTGGCCCCTCTGCAGCCACAGGAGCCCCTGGACAAGACTCCCACCAACGGCCACTCCGCCACCCAGACCCCCGTTGCCGACACCGAAATGTGA